The following are from one region of the Aquirufa lenticrescens genome:
- a CDS encoding bifunctional heptose 7-phosphate kinase/heptose 1-phosphate adenyltransferase, with amino-acid sequence MNPLSTLIEKFSSLRVLVIGDLMVDAYTWGKVNRISPEAPVPVVNVIKRESRLGGAGNVVLNIASLGAKPYVCSVIGDDATGETLQGILQAAGLSTSGIITEKGRPTTVKERVIAGSQQLIRVDSETEAPISAASSKALLEQVKAWLPEVDVILFEDYDKGVLSAELIQEIITLAKARQIPTVVDPKKKNFFAYSGATLFKPNLNELRDGLGLEAAAIAPDAIAKTVADFKAAQSFTGLFVTMSERGVYMDFAADQIQIPAHIRQIADVSGAGDTVISIAACALAAGGSAAQIAELANLGGGLVCEFLGVVPIDVNLLKKEAAKI; translated from the coding sequence ATGAATCCATTATCTACCCTGATTGAGAAATTTTCTAGCCTACGCGTTCTCGTGATTGGCGATTTAATGGTGGATGCCTATACCTGGGGAAAGGTGAATCGCATTTCACCAGAAGCACCAGTTCCGGTAGTGAACGTGATAAAGCGTGAATCTCGCTTAGGCGGTGCTGGAAATGTAGTTTTGAACATCGCGAGCCTTGGTGCAAAACCCTATGTTTGCTCGGTTATCGGTGACGATGCCACAGGCGAAACCTTACAAGGAATTCTACAAGCAGCTGGTCTTTCTACTTCAGGGATTATCACTGAAAAAGGTCGTCCTACTACGGTTAAAGAACGTGTTATCGCCGGATCTCAACAATTGATTCGCGTGGATTCGGAAACGGAGGCACCTATTTCAGCAGCTTCGTCTAAAGCCTTATTGGAACAAGTCAAAGCTTGGTTACCAGAGGTCGATGTGATCCTTTTTGAAGATTATGACAAAGGGGTTTTGAGTGCTGAATTGATTCAAGAAATTATTACGCTGGCGAAAGCACGTCAAATTCCAACTGTCGTTGATCCGAAGAAAAAGAACTTCTTCGCATACAGCGGCGCTACTTTGTTCAAGCCTAATTTGAATGAGTTACGTGATGGTTTAGGTTTAGAGGCTGCAGCAATTGCACCCGACGCCATCGCAAAAACAGTCGCTGATTTTAAGGCAGCACAATCCTTCACGGGGTTATTTGTAACGATGTCAGAACGCGGTGTGTATATGGATTTCGCAGCAGACCAAATTCAAATCCCTGCTCACATTCGCCAAATCGCCGATGTTTCAGGAGCCGGAGATACCGTTATTTCGATTGCTGCTTGCGCGCTTGCCGCTGGTGGATCCGCCGCACAAATTGCTGAGCTTGCTAACTTAGGCGGAGGCTTAGTCTGCGAATTTTTAGGGGTTGTTCCGATTGATGTTAACCTACTGAAAAAAGAAGCTGCAAAAATATAA
- a CDS encoding RidA family protein, with product MSNRINISSGSPFEDTFGYCRAVKTGNLLEISGTVALVDGEKITADDLYAQTYNIIERIAVVLEEAGSSLKDVVRTRIFTTDISKNLDIARAHAHFFGDVKPTTGIYEISALIAPQYKVEIEFTAWVG from the coding sequence ATGAGCAATAGAATTAATATCTCCAGCGGTTCTCCCTTCGAAGATACTTTCGGCTACTGCCGCGCGGTAAAGACAGGAAATTTGTTAGAAATCTCGGGCACAGTTGCCTTGGTGGATGGCGAAAAAATAACGGCTGACGATTTATATGCCCAAACCTATAACATCATCGAACGAATCGCGGTGGTTTTAGAAGAGGCTGGCTCTTCGTTAAAGGATGTGGTCCGTACCCGTATTTTCACGACGGATATTTCAAAGAATTTAGACATTGCTCGTGCACATGCTCATTTCTTTGGCGATGTTAAACCAACGACAGGAATTTACGAAATCTCAGCCTTGATCGCTCCGCAATATAAAGTGGAGATTGAGTTTACGGCTTGGGTTGGATAA
- the cobA gene encoding uroporphyrinogen-III C-methyltransferase produces the protein MKNLSHFRSLEPHPKLSVVGAGPGDPELITLKAIKAIASAQAVLYDALVNQSLLAHCSPTCEQIYVGKRAGESHSQEAINKLIVEKAYALGHVVRLKGGDPFVFGRGQEEIEYARGFGLLTDYIPGISSSYAAAGSAEIPLTIRGVNESFWVMTGTKSDGSLTADLALGLQSSATLVILMGMNKLEEIATICQKYGKGDISAAIIQNGTMKNQRIGVSSAAELASMASKEGLTNPAVIVIGEVVRHAKPELWQKITKISKENEQ, from the coding sequence ATGAAGAACTTAAGCCATTTCAGATCTTTAGAGCCCCATCCGAAATTATCGGTGGTGGGTGCTGGCCCAGGCGATCCGGAGTTGATCACCTTGAAAGCCATTAAAGCCATTGCGTCTGCGCAGGCCGTTTTATACGATGCTTTAGTTAACCAAAGCTTGTTAGCACATTGCTCCCCTACCTGCGAGCAGATTTATGTGGGTAAGCGTGCGGGTGAAAGCCATTCCCAAGAGGCGATCAATAAATTAATCGTAGAAAAAGCTTATGCTTTAGGACACGTGGTCCGCTTGAAAGGTGGAGATCCCTTTGTCTTTGGCCGTGGCCAAGAAGAAATCGAATACGCGCGCGGGTTCGGCTTATTGACGGATTACATTCCGGGCATTTCGTCGTCTTATGCGGCGGCGGGCTCAGCTGAGATTCCGTTGACGATTCGTGGAGTGAACGAAAGCTTTTGGGTGATGACGGGCACGAAATCGGACGGCTCTTTGACGGCAGACTTAGCCTTAGGCTTACAATCTTCTGCGACTTTGGTTATTCTCATGGGAATGAATAAGTTAGAGGAGATCGCTACCATATGCCAAAAATACGGTAAAGGCGATATCTCAGCAGCTATTATTCAAAACGGCACGATGAAAAATCAACGCATTGGCGTATCTTCGGCAGCAGAATTAGCCTCCATGGCTTCCAAAGAGGGCTTGACTAATCCGGCAGTCATCGTCATCGGCGAAGTGGTGCGTCACGCAAAGCCGGAATTATGGCAAAAAATCACGAAAATCAGTAAAGAAAATGAGCAATAG
- a CDS encoding HEPN domain-containing protein, translated as MQSFRSEIENPVVEKDILDLAKKIAQFKAGEIHEEKFRSLRLARGVYGQRQQGVQMIRIKLPYGKIQFHQWKRISDISDEYSTGNLHLTTRQDIQIHYVSLDRTPELWAKLEQDDITLREACGNTVRNITASPTSGIDPKELFDVSPHADAAFRYFLRNPICQEMGRKIKMSFSNTDEDTSLAYLHDVGFIPKIVDGKRGFKVVVGGGLGAQPMLAHVAHEFLAENLVIPFIEAILRVFDRHGERNSRHKARMKFLIQKIGFEAFMDLVKAESKALKNHSFEIPPATAWEVTPPTLVASTVTPNSEAYATWLATNTFEQKQKGFHAVYVRILNGNISSTTSRSLIEALTGYIGDDIRITINQGLMLKYVPTANLAYVYSVLDAHGLAAPGANSIANITACPGTDTCNLAISDSTNITSKLEAVITEEFPSLIHDSAMKIKISGCMNACGQHSMASIGFHGSSLKAADKRVLPALQVLLGGATLGNGEGKIADKVIKVPSKRGPQVLRTLLNNFEENAQAGEYFHSYYDRQGEKYFYDLLKPIADLSTLVDDDFIDWGASENFATEIGVGECAGVVIDLVATLLFESDEKYEWTAAALEDKRYADAIYHAYSVFISAAKALLLDKSISVPTQHSVITKFDENFVATGDFTVEAPSFAELVLQINQNEPSAEFATRYTAQAYAFLQSAKVARS; from the coding sequence ATGCAAAGTTTCCGCTCTGAAATAGAAAACCCCGTAGTCGAAAAAGACATCCTGGATTTAGCGAAAAAAATCGCTCAATTCAAGGCTGGAGAGATTCACGAGGAAAAATTCAGAAGTCTTCGCCTGGCGCGCGGTGTCTACGGTCAACGCCAACAGGGGGTGCAAATGATCCGCATTAAATTGCCGTATGGCAAGATTCAATTCCACCAATGGAAGCGAATTTCAGACATTTCAGACGAATACTCTACCGGAAACCTGCATTTAACAACACGTCAAGATATCCAAATTCACTACGTGTCGCTGGACCGTACGCCAGAACTTTGGGCAAAATTAGAGCAGGACGATATCACCTTGCGCGAGGCTTGTGGAAACACGGTGCGTAACATTACGGCCTCCCCTACTTCTGGGATTGATCCGAAAGAATTATTTGATGTAAGCCCGCACGCAGATGCAGCTTTCCGTTACTTTTTGCGCAACCCTATCTGCCAAGAAATGGGTCGTAAAATTAAGATGTCTTTCTCGAACACAGATGAAGATACTTCTTTAGCCTATTTACACGATGTAGGTTTTATTCCCAAAATCGTGGACGGCAAACGCGGCTTCAAAGTAGTCGTGGGTGGTGGTTTAGGCGCCCAACCGATGCTGGCTCACGTAGCTCACGAATTCCTAGCAGAAAACCTAGTTATTCCATTCATCGAAGCTATTTTGCGTGTTTTTGATCGCCACGGCGAACGCAATTCTCGCCACAAGGCACGTATGAAATTCTTGATCCAAAAGATCGGCTTCGAGGCCTTTATGGATTTAGTAAAAGCGGAATCGAAAGCGTTAAAAAATCACTCTTTCGAAATTCCACCGGCAACAGCTTGGGAGGTTACTCCGCCTACTTTAGTGGCTTCGACGGTAACTCCTAACTCAGAGGCTTACGCCACTTGGTTAGCAACCAATACCTTTGAACAAAAGCAAAAAGGATTCCACGCGGTCTATGTTCGGATTCTGAACGGTAATATTTCAAGTACTACTTCTCGTTCTTTAATCGAGGCATTAACTGGTTACATAGGCGATGATATTCGCATCACGATCAACCAAGGTTTGATGCTAAAATATGTTCCTACGGCGAATTTGGCCTACGTCTACTCCGTATTAGACGCACACGGATTAGCGGCTCCGGGAGCGAATTCCATCGCAAATATCACGGCTTGCCCGGGAACAGACACGTGTAATTTAGCGATCTCTGATTCGACGAATATCACCTCAAAATTAGAGGCGGTCATCACGGAAGAATTTCCGTCTTTGATCCACGATAGTGCGATGAAGATCAAAATCTCCGGCTGTATGAACGCTTGCGGACAACATAGTATGGCATCGATCGGTTTCCACGGATCTTCGTTAAAGGCCGCGGACAAACGCGTTTTACCAGCCTTGCAAGTCTTATTAGGCGGCGCGACATTAGGCAATGGCGAAGGAAAAATCGCAGACAAAGTAATCAAAGTTCCGTCGAAAAGAGGTCCACAAGTCTTGCGCACCTTATTGAATAACTTCGAAGAAAACGCACAAGCGGGAGAATATTTCCACAGCTATTACGATCGCCAAGGCGAGAAATATTTCTATGATTTATTGAAGCCCATAGCAGATTTAAGCACGCTAGTGGACGATGATTTCATCGACTGGGGCGCTTCAGAAAACTTCGCTACCGAAATCGGCGTGGGAGAATGTGCAGGTGTCGTGATCGACTTAGTGGCGACTTTGTTATTTGAATCAGACGAGAAATACGAATGGACAGCGGCTGCGCTAGAAGACAAACGCTATGCGGATGCGATCTACCACGCCTACAGCGTGTTTATTTCGGCAGCAAAAGCCCTTTTATTAGATAAATCGATTTCAGTTCCTACGCAACATTCGGTGATTACGAAGTTCGATGAAAACTTTGTGGCAACCGGCGATTTTACCGTGGAAGCACCTTCATTCGCTGAATTAGTGTTGCAGATTAACCAAAACGAGCCATCTGCCGAGTTTGCAACTCGCTATACAGCGCAAGCCTATGCCTTTTTACAATCAGCCAAAGTAGCCCGCTCTTAA
- a CDS encoding S10 family peptidase, with amino-acid sequence MKKLLTILFCALTLSLNAQTIAQIGKDPAGVQVVKTKHSITIAGKVINYTATTGYMHMKADTGKVLAKIFFTYYSKDDEEGAKRPVTFTFNGGPGSASLWLHMGGVGPKRVVLKDDGTATAAPYSYVPNEFSWLDKTDLVFIDPVSTGYSRAVGESASKYHGYVEDIKSVGDFVRNFLSRYDRWASPKFLAGESYGTTRAAGLSKFLQDEHRIYINGVILISAVLNFGTNDYNIGNDLPRALYIPSYTAAAWYHKKLAPALQARPIADVLKESEQWAIGPYATALIKGGWMSDAEKSTIAEKMAYYTGLSKELCLQANLRLEENRFYKALRRADGLSIGRLDARFTGRNLDDAGEYVDFDPSFTNIDGPFTATINDYLSKELKFTEEKGYNVFGEVYPWSYKNVQNKYLNVAESLRDAMAKNPNLKVYLGCGYYDFATPYFTAVYDIEHMFLRPEQRSRVDIKYYESGHMYYIHKPSLIQFKKDIDSFFDSSK; translated from the coding sequence ATGAAAAAACTATTGACGATTCTTTTTTGTGCACTTACGCTTAGCTTGAACGCGCAAACAATTGCGCAAATCGGGAAAGACCCGGCTGGCGTGCAAGTCGTTAAGACGAAACACTCCATTACGATCGCCGGCAAGGTGATTAATTACACGGCGACCACCGGTTATATGCATATGAAGGCAGATACGGGTAAGGTTTTGGCCAAAATCTTCTTCACCTACTACTCCAAAGACGACGAAGAAGGCGCCAAACGCCCAGTCACTTTCACCTTCAACGGTGGCCCAGGCTCTGCCTCTTTATGGTTACACATGGGCGGCGTAGGCCCTAAACGCGTAGTCTTGAAAGACGACGGAACCGCCACTGCAGCCCCTTATTCTTACGTTCCCAATGAATTTTCTTGGTTAGACAAAACGGATTTAGTCTTCATCGACCCCGTTTCCACCGGCTATTCCCGCGCTGTGGGCGAGTCCGCAAGCAAATACCACGGTTACGTAGAGGACATCAAATCCGTAGGCGATTTCGTGCGCAACTTCTTGAGCCGCTACGATCGCTGGGCTTCTCCTAAATTCCTAGCCGGCGAAAGCTACGGAACCACGCGTGCCGCAGGATTATCGAAATTCTTGCAAGACGAACACCGCATCTATATCAATGGTGTTATTTTAATCTCGGCGGTATTAAACTTTGGCACAAACGATTACAACATCGGAAACGATCTACCTCGCGCGCTTTACATTCCATCGTACACCGCTGCCGCTTGGTATCACAAAAAATTAGCCCCAGCCTTACAAGCGAGACCTATCGCAGACGTATTGAAGGAATCCGAGCAATGGGCGATCGGACCCTATGCTACCGCATTAATCAAAGGCGGCTGGATGTCTGACGCAGAAAAATCGACTATCGCTGAAAAGATGGCCTATTATACTGGCCTTTCCAAAGAGCTTTGCCTGCAAGCCAATTTACGTCTAGAGGAAAACCGTTTCTACAAAGCCCTACGCCGTGCAGACGGACTTTCGATCGGTCGTTTAGACGCTCGTTTCACAGGTCGTAACCTAGACGACGCTGGCGAATACGTGGATTTCGATCCATCATTCACAAACATCGATGGACCTTTCACCGCCACGATTAACGATTATTTATCCAAAGAATTGAAGTTCACAGAGGAGAAAGGCTACAACGTCTTCGGCGAAGTATACCCTTGGTCCTATAAAAACGTCCAAAACAAATACTTGAACGTTGCAGAAAGTCTTCGTGATGCGATGGCCAAAAACCCGAACCTGAAAGTCTACCTCGGCTGCGGCTACTACGATTTCGCGACCCCGTACTTCACGGCGGTCTACGACATCGAGCATATGTTCTTGCGTCCCGAACAACGCTCTCGCGTAGACATTAAATACTACGAATCTGGACATATGTATTATATCCACAAACCATCCTTGATCCAATTCAAGAAGGATATCGATTCGTTTTTCGATTCGTCGAAATAA